Below is a window of Acidobacteriota bacterium DNA.
ATGCTTGCGCCTTGTTCGTTGAGTTTGAGGAAGAGCGCCGCCGGATGGGTCAACAGGCGCGCGGGCGTTAAATTGGCTAGCACTTGGGCGCGGCTGGCCGGTGGTTGTTTCAGCGCAAAGGTGGTCAGACCGTCGGCCAGCGCCGCCAGCGCGACATAAGGCCGTTCGGCGGCGGCCTCTAAAAAACAATGATGATGCGCCATCGTCTCGATGACGGCGACGGGCAGCTTCCACTGTTCGCCGACGACGCGCCCGACACGCGGGTGATAATCGCGCACCAGGCTTTCAATAATCGGGCGCGGCAGCGGGCCAGGGTTGAGTTGTGAACGCCGCACCTGCTGAATGAGCGCATAAATAATCGTTTTGCCGAAATCCATCAGCAGGCCGCACAGGAAGCCATGCCCGGCATTCAGCCCGATGCAACCGGCCAGCGTTTGGCCGACAAAGGCGGCGGCGGCGGAATGAATGCTCAAGGCGCGCTGTTCGGGGGCAAAAATATCCTGGCCGAGCCGCTGGCGTTGCAACGACGCGGCGAGCACCAGGTTGACGACCGCCGTTTCGCCCAGCCGCTGAATGGCGTGCGTCAGCGACGAAACCTGAACTTCACCGCCGAAGCTGAACGAGTTGGCGCTGCGCAAGAGCCGCGCGGCGACCGCCTGATCGGTATAGATCAAAGTGCCCAGTTCGCGCAGCGAGTAATCTTTTTTGCGCGTCAGTTCCAGCACGCGCACGGCCAATTGCGGCATCACCGGCACACAGAAATCTTCGCGCAATAACCGGTCAACCAGCGCCAGGCGCAAGGCGTCGGCCAGGCCGAAGGTCTCGGTGTAGTCTTCGGTTTCAGCCCAATCATCAGTTTGTGCGGGCGGAGTTTTGGCCGGCTGTTGTTGCTGTTGTTGCTGTTGTTGCTGTGCGCAAGCCGCCACCAACAAACGCTCAGGCGAGATTTGCAGGTTGATAAACAACGCCTGGGGCGGCAATGGGCCGCCGCAAAACGCGTAGTGGCCCGAACGCCAGTTGAGTGCTTCACAGAGCACAGCGGTAATTTTTTCGGCGCTGGCCAAAAAGGTCTCGGCGACCGAGGCGGCGGCAATCTCGCCGCGCACAAAGTAAAGCTGTAAGGGGTTGTCTGCGCCTTGCCGCATGGTCAGGCCGCCGGTGCGGCGCGTCAGGGCGATCCATTGAATCAAATCGCCGAGCGGCAAGGTATGCGTTTCACCTTGGATCATACCCGTCTCACCTTCTGGTTTGCTAAACGTCAACTCGGTCAAGCGCGCGATGGTGCGCGTCTCAAGGTTGGGGAGCAGGTGTGGCGAGGGGCGTAATTAATCAATCAATCTATGAATATGTCGCGGTGTGAAGGGCGCAGTACCGCGCTTAGGCGGGCAGCTCGATCCGGCTGCCAACCGGGCGGTACTTGCGCCAATCATCCAATCGCTATGGGCCTAGATCGATTCAATTGCGTAAAGGGTAAAGCGCGGAGCGCCGGAGCAGTACCGCGACAGTGATGGAGCGGCCTTGGTGACTCCGACATTGTTCCGTTAGGTCTGTGGCGTCAGGCTCCGCTCCATCACTATCGCGGTACCGTACCGCTGCGCGGTGCTTACCATACACGCAAATGAAAACCGATCTAAATAATCTGAATCACGTCTTGCAGGGTTTGGTTGATCGTCGTGATCACGCGTGAATTCGCCTGGAAACCACGTTGGGCGACGATCAAATCGGTAAACTCATTGGCGATGTCTACGTTGCTCTGTTCCAGCACGCCGCCGATGATTTCGCCGCGTCCGCCCGTGCCCGCCGCGCCAATCGAAGGCGCGCCCGACGCCACCGTTTGGCCATACAGGTTGTCGCCCAAACGGCTCAGGCCTTCCTGCGAATTGAACGTCGCAATCGCGACTTGCCCGACCGTGCGCGTCTGGCCGTTGCTGTAAACCGCGATCAACACGCCGTCGCCTTTGGGGCTAAACGAAAGCCCCGCCAGCGTGCCCGACGCAAAGCCGTTCTGTTCGGTCGCGGCCACCGCCGAGGTGGCGTTGTAATTGGTCAACAGACTTTGCCCCTTCGTGCCGTCCTCGTTGAGTTGATAGAGCGCGATGTCGAGGCTGGGCAGCGTGGCGCCCGCGAGTTTGGTTTGATCGGGCACGATGGCCAGCGTATTCGGCGCCGTCAATTGCCCATTGGAATCGAAGGTCAGGTTGCCGGTCGCCGCCGCCGCGCCGCCGTCAATGCTGACTTGTGCGGCGTTGCCATCCAGCGTGGCCTTGACGGTATAAGCGCCGTCGCCGGTTTTGGTGTAAATCAAATCCATCGTGTGCGCCACGCCCAGCGAGTCATACACCTCGACGGGCGCGTGGAATTCGGCATTCACCGCATCGGTCGAACTGAGATTCATGTGGAACGAAGCTTTGCTGGTGACAACCGGGCTGGCGAATTGGCCGAGCGGCACTTGCAGCGAATTCAACGGCGCGCCCGGCGGAATCGCGCCGTTATTAGCCTGATAGCCTTGCACCAGATCGCCGGTCGAATTCACCAGATGGCCGTCGCGGTCGAGCGTCAAGTCGCCCGCGCGCGTGTAAGCGGTGTCGCCGTTTTTCGAGGACACCACAAAATAGCCGTTGCCGCGAATGCCGGCATTGAGCGTCGAGCCGGATTCATCTAGCGAACCCTGGGTGAAATTGGTGGTCGTGCCTGCCGATTGCACGCCGCCGCCGATTTGCACGGCGAGGCCCGCGCCATTCAGCTTGGCATTGAGCGAATCGTGAAAGACGTCGGCGAAGTTGAGCGATTTGGCCTTATACGCCGTGGTGTTGGCGTTGGCGATGTTATTGCCCGTGACGCCGAGCGCCTCCGAGTTGGCCCGCAGGCCCGACAACGCGGTCGAAAAGGTAAGAGCCATGTTTATTCCTCCGGGAAAGTCCGTGACGACAGCCATGCGCAACAAGGGCCACCATGCGCAACACGGGACTGCGAGCAACGGGAGATCAATTGATTAGATCGGTTTGCACTTCGGTGTACGGGAAAAGCGCGGCGTGGGGCAGTACCGCGCGCGTCAGCAAGCCGAGACGGCGCGTTTGTGTTGCTGGGCCAAACTTGACGCGCCGCTTGCTGACGCGCGCGGTACTGTCCCGGTGCAACCGTCTCGTATTTGCAATTGCAACCCGCGCTAAGCGGCGGGCAGGGAGATGTCGCCCAGCGCCGCTTGCGCTTTTTGCGTTGATGTCTGTGGTTTTTGCAGATTCAGCAATTGATTGATGCGGTCATTGATGCTGGTGAGTTGCTCCAGCGAATTGAATTGCGCGAGTTGCGCGACGAACTCCGCTCCTTGCTGCGGTTCGAGCGGGTCCTGATGTTTCAATTGCGCGATGAGCAAGGTCAAAAAGGTGTTCGCGTCCACGCCTTTGTGCGACTTGTTCGCCGTCGTGTCGCTGCTGGCGGCAGCCTTGCCGGTCGTGGTCAACGCGGTCAGGTCTTGCGGATTGATCGTCATAATGTTTTCTCTGCGCACGCGCGGCGGCGTGCTGCCTAAAACCCGCCGTGAATGGCTGCACATGGGGCAGGCGTCAAGCCTGTCCGCCGGACGTTGTGCAACAGCTCTAAGCGAGCAAATTGATGAGCCTGTCGGCGGCGCTGGTTGCGCCACCGTTTGGTACCGGCTCGAAGTCAAAAGATTCAGCCTCAGGAATGCGGGCTGGAGGCGTGGGAGCGTGTTGTGAGTCTTGCCCGCCGGCGTGCCAGCCTTGTCCCGGTTGGTCGGGGCTGGTGTTGATGTCCAACTGCCCGACCTGCAAGCCGGCCTGTTCCAGCGTGGCGCGCAACTGGGCCAGTTCGCTGCGTAACACCTGCGTCGTCTGTTCGCGCTCGACCGTCAGCCGGGCGCTGAAACGGCCTGCCGTATCGCAGCGCAACTCGATTTCCACTTGCCCCAATTCGCGGGGCCGCAGTTTGAGCCGGATGGTGCGCGGCTCATTGGGCGCGAGTTCGGCGCTGGCATTAATCAAAGGTTCGGCCAGTTGCCTAGCCACGTGGCCGTCATTGACGTCACGCATGTCCACCTGCTGTGCAACTGCGGTGCCACGCTCGGACGCCGACGGCGCAAGAGCGCCGGTGACGTTGCGCGGCGGTTCCTCGGTGTTTTCCCGGATGGTTTCGCGCGCGGCCTCTGGCGCGGCAGTCACAGACGAATTCAAACCAGCGTGCCGCAACGCTGGCGCAAGCTCAGAGGAAAATGCCGCCGTTGTCGTCACGGGTTGCGCCGCCTGTTCCGGCGATGGCTGGGATAGTGTGTGGCGTTCAACGGCCCGCGCATGCTCAAGCGCCACGCGTGGGAGCGCCAAATCGCCCGTCGCGCCCGGCAGCGGAGTTGTGCCTGTCAAACCCGGCGGCGGGGCGGCCACGCGTTCCAAGGGCTGTGTTGGCGCGGGTTCCGTGCTGGCTTCCGGCGGCGGCAAGACGGGCGCACCCACATCTGAAGCGCTGTTTCGCCCGCTTGAGTTTTCAGGTTGCAACATTTCGAGGTTGGGGATAGGCAGCGGCGGACTCACGCCGCGCAACGGAAATTCAGCCGCGCTCGCGTTAGGTGGCGCGGGCCGGGAGGCCGGTTCCGTAACGCGCTTGAGCGCCGCCGTCCAACGCGCCGCGCTGGCGTTTTGCGCGGCTGGTTGCGCTGTTATCCGCAGGGCTGGCGCGGGCGCGGCAACGATGTTGGTCGTCCAGACACTGGCGGAGGCGGGCGGCGAAAAATAAACGGGCACGCTGGTGTTGGCAGGCTGCATTGCCACTGCCGGAGCGGCACTGGGCGCCGCTGCCGCCAGCATTGGTGTCAATGTCCCGACACCTGCGGGGTTAAAGGGCGACACTGGCGGGTCAGGAATTTGGCGCTCGCCCAGCCATTCGTCCGTTGCCGCGGGCGCGCTGCTGGCGGATTCGGTCGCCACCGGCGTGCTGAAAACGTGCGTGGCAACCGCGCGTGCAGTCACTGCCGGCGTGCCTGTTTCAAGCGCGGCCAAATCCGCCAGCAAGGACTGTGGCTGTAAGCGTTCGCGCGGCGTGGCTGGTTGATTCATGGCTGGTTGATTCATGGCTGGTTGATTGAAGACCGGCCCTGCGCTTTCGGCAGAAGCAGGCGCACTTATTAGCGGGGGCGCTGCGGTGAAGGCCGTGTCAGGCGCGCCGGGTGACTGCGAAAGTGCCGCAGCAAAGTGCCGTTCAATGGCGGAGAACGTTGTGCGCAACAGCTCCACGCCGAACCTGGGCGGCCTGGACGCGACCTCGCACTGCGCCAATGGGTTGATCCCTTGCGCGCTTTGTGCAGGGTCAATCAGCGGCTCGGGCAATAGCTCAGATGTGGGTTGAATCGGCGGTTGGTCTGCGTCTGTTTCCGCGCTGCTGGCTGGTTCTGTATCAGGCGAGTCCGGAGAATTGATCACTGGCAGCGCGGCTGGCGCTGCCACGACGGGCTGCAACGTGGGCCGCTGAGCCGCCGCCACCGGATTGGACAACTCGTGCTCGAAGGCGCGCTGCGTTTGCGGCGCCGCAGTCGTAGGCAATTGCAACACTAACTGGAAGGTGCGTTGTCCGGGGCTGCTCGCCCGCGCGCTCAGCGTGGTCGTGAACGGCAGGCGCTGGACGCGTTCGCCTTCTTCTTTCACCACGCGCCAGGCTGGCGTTGGTTCAGCCGCCACGTCGTTCGGCGTGGTGGCGGCGAACGTCTGTGGCGCGACTGTCGGAATGGTTGTTTCTTGGGGAGCAGGCACGTCTGGCAGTTGATCCTCAACAGCCACTGCGATCTGAGCCGCTGCGGCAATTACTGAAGCGGCTGGCGGTGCAACAGGCACAGGCGTTTCTGTCATTCCCGACGCGGGCGGCGCAAGGGGCACGCGCGGCGCGACGGCTAACTCTGGCAGCGACTCTAACCCCGTGGGCGCGGCTTGTTCAGTGACCGCCGCGAAAGCGTTGTTGATCACCGCGACCTGTGACGCAGCAGTTGTGAGCATTGCCGTGGGTGTCGCCAAGTTGGCTGCTGTGGGTGGCGTTTCCACAAGCAAAGCTTCCGGTTGCGGCTTGGCCAGCACCGCATACGGCAGTGTGTTGGGCGGCACAACCGAGGCTTCATCGTTCAGCACCGTGTTCAGCACCGTGCGCGCGGCTTGGCTCGCTGTGAGTGGCGTCTTCAGGGTTTCTGTCGTTGCAACGCTGCTGGCATCGTTTGTCTGCTCAGGCATCTGTTCAGGCGTCTGCTCAGAGCGAATCAGCGGGCGCTCTGATTGCGCTGTCGTTTCGTGCACGGGTTCTGCAACTGGTTGCCGATCACGCGCGGCTGATGGGAGTGAAGCGTTGATCAGTTTGGCGACGCGCACAGCCGGTATCGCCGGGTTTGGCGAGATGGCAGCTTGGTCAAGCGGCGTCGCGCGTTGAGCGGGTTGGCCAAAGGTGAAGACTGGCTGGCCCGGCAAACCGGCAGCAGCGAAACCGGGGTAAGGCGCAGGGTTGTCTGGCGGCGCAACTTCAGGCTGCCGGGACGTGGCCGAAACGTTAGGCGCGTTTGTCTCAACCGCTGGCTCAACCACCACGGCGAGTTGTTCAGACGCAGCGTGGACGGTGGCGAAAGAGACAGACTGGTCGGGCGGCGCGGCTGGCGGTTCTTCGTGAGGAGCCGTGGGCGCAGGCAGTTTTTCGCTCAGGAAAACGACGTTGGCGTTTGCACGCGGCGTCTGTCTGCCGACATTCGCGCCATTCGTAGAGGCCGAAGCGGGCGGCTGCGCCGGGGCAGTCGCGAGCTTGTCAAAAGCTTCCGGTGGTCTGACTGCCGCCTTGCCGGCGTTGGGCTGAGCGGCTTGATGCATTGGCTTTGGCGCGTCGTTTGGCGCGTCGGTGGCGGTTGCAAGCCGGGCGGGGCCGCCGGATGTCAGCGGCTTCAACAAGACTGCTTCAGACTCGCGGGACGGCAGTGGCGACTCAGCGTTGCGCTCGAAGGCGGGCGCTTGAGCCTGCTCAGTGGGGCTGGCGTTGTGTGCGGCTTCGATTGGTTGCGGGGCGGGCGCGTCACCCGTTTCTGCAAGCTGGCCAATGCCGGGCGCGACTTCGGCATTGTTGCCGGAGTTCTTGATTGACGGCTGTTCGACGTTTGACGTGACAACCATCTGAGGCAGCGGAAGACTGATTGGCAGCAGCGCGGCAGTGCTGGGCGCGTCGTCTACCTTTTGATCAGCCGCGCTGAGCGCGTCGTCGGCCAGTTGCGTAGGCTGCGGTTCGGCAGCTTCAGTGCGTGGCGCTGGCGTGGGTATTTTGCCTGGCGGTACGTCAAAGCTGCTGAGCGTGGGCAGGCTGGCTTGCGAATCTATTGTTGACCGCGTTTGTGGCGGCTGAGCAAGCGTGACTTTTTCGGCAAGCAGGCGGTCATGTTGCTTGGGCAGCGTGTTGAGCGGTTCGGCAGGCGCCTGCGCCGCAGTGTGGTTGGGTTCGGCGGCTGGCGTGTCCTGCGTTTCAGCGAAACCACCGTCCGGTTGCGGCATTGGTTGGATGGTTTCCGGTATTGCCTTACTGCGCAGGTGCGCTTCAACCGGCAAGGGTGGCGTATGCAGCGGCGTTGCTGGCGGTAGCGTTTGAACGAGCGCCACGGTGGTTTGGGCGTTGTTCAGGTTGGTTGCCGCCAGTGCTGGCGGCTCAGCAGGTGCGCTGTCAGGCATCCCGGTTGCGGGTTCGTTGCTGGCTATGAGTGTCGCGGTCTCAACGCGTTGCGCGTCCGGCTGCCAGTTGGGCGAACGAGCAAGGGCGGCCCCCGTGGTTTCGCGCGGCAGGTTGCGGTCTAGTTGCCATTGCTTGCGCACCGGGGGCGCTGTCAACGGCGCAGCATGTTGTTGGGCTTGGGGTGCGGCGTGCAGTAGCAAGCCCGCAGGTTCAACTGATTTGTCCGCTGGCGGGCCAGATGGCGTTGTTACGAACGGCGGCGTTGCGAGCGGTGGCGCGTCGTGCCTGGCGGCTGTTTCGCGCTCGACCGCTGCTGGCGCGGTGTGATCGGAAGGGGCGGCGGGCGGCAATGTTGCAGCCGCTGCCAGTGGTGTTGCCGGTGGTGTTGCCGATTGTGCTTCCTGTAATGCTGTTGCTTGTAACGCAGGCTCAATTTCCGGGCT
It encodes the following:
- a CDS encoding HDOD domain-containing protein, coding for MIQGETHTLPLGDLIQWIALTRRTGGLTMRQGADNPLQLYFVRGEIAAASVAETFLASAEKITAVLCEALNWRSGHYAFCGGPLPPQALFINLQISPERLLVAACAQQQQQQQQQQPAKTPPAQTDDWAETEDYTETFGLADALRLALVDRLLREDFCVPVMPQLAVRVLELTRKKDYSLRELGTLIYTDQAVAARLLRSANSFSFGGEVQVSSLTHAIQRLGETAVVNLVLAASLQRQRLGQDIFAPEQRALSIHSAAAAFVGQTLAGCIGLNAGHGFLCGLLMDFGKTIIYALIQQVRRSQLNPGPLPRPIIESLVRDYHPRVGRVVGEQWKLPVAVIETMAHHHCFLEAAAERPYVALAALADGLTTFALKQPPASRAQVLANLTPARLLTHPAALFLKLNEQGASIVLRDLPYNLERAQNFVND
- a CDS encoding flagellar hook protein FlgE, with product MALTFSTALSGLRANSEALGVTGNNIANANTTAYKAKSLNFADVFHDSLNAKLNGAGLAVQIGGGVQSAGTTTNFTQGSLDESGSTLNAGIRGNGYFVVSSKNGDTAYTRAGDLTLDRDGHLVNSTGDLVQGYQANNGAIPPGAPLNSLQVPLGQFASPVVTSKASFHMNLSSTDAVNAEFHAPVEVYDSLGVAHTMDLIYTKTGDGAYTVKATLDGNAAQVSIDGGAAAATGNLTFDSNGQLTAPNTLAIVPDQTKLAGATLPSLDIALYQLNEDGTKGQSLLTNYNATSAVAATEQNGFASGTLAGLSFSPKGDGVLIAVYSNGQTRTVGQVAIATFNSQEGLSRLGDNLYGQTVASGAPSIGAAGTGGRGEIIGGVLEQSNVDIANEFTDLIVAQRGFQANSRVITTINQTLQDVIQII
- a CDS encoding flagellar hook-length control protein FliK; amino-acid sequence: MSKLVFSSALTPALFADKPLADKTAPPDGSANNFAALLLEQMSEGTASWPAEGRKTSHNERAEAATNEPATPEPVATAASPEIEPALQATALQEAQSATPPATPLAAAATLPPAAPSDHTAPAAVERETAARHDAPPLATPPFVTTPSGPPADKSVEPAGLLLHAAPQAQQHAAPLTAPPVRKQWQLDRNLPRETTGAALARSPNWQPDAQRVETATLIASNEPATGMPDSAPAEPPALAATNLNNAQTTVALVQTLPPATPLHTPPLPVEAHLRSKAIPETIQPMPQPDGGFAETQDTPAAEPNHTAAQAPAEPLNTLPKQHDRLLAEKVTLAQPPQTRSTIDSQASLPTLSSFDVPPGKIPTPAPRTEAAEPQPTQLADDALSAADQKVDDAPSTAALLPISLPLPQMVVTSNVEQPSIKNSGNNAEVAPGIGQLAETGDAPAPQPIEAAHNASPTEQAQAPAFERNAESPLPSRESEAVLLKPLTSGGPARLATATDAPNDAPKPMHQAAQPNAGKAAVRPPEAFDKLATAPAQPPASASTNGANVGRQTPRANANVVFLSEKLPAPTAPHEEPPAAPPDQSVSFATVHAASEQLAVVVEPAVETNAPNVSATSRQPEVAPPDNPAPYPGFAAAGLPGQPVFTFGQPAQRATPLDQAAISPNPAIPAVRVAKLINASLPSAARDRQPVAEPVHETTAQSERPLIRSEQTPEQMPEQTNDASSVATTETLKTPLTASQAARTVLNTVLNDEASVVPPNTLPYAVLAKPQPEALLVETPPTAANLATPTAMLTTAASQVAVINNAFAAVTEQAAPTGLESLPELAVAPRVPLAPPASGMTETPVPVAPPAASVIAAAAQIAVAVEDQLPDVPAPQETTIPTVAPQTFAATTPNDVAAEPTPAWRVVKEEGERVQRLPFTTTLSARASSPGQRTFQLVLQLPTTAAPQTQRAFEHELSNPVAAAQRPTLQPVVAAPAALPVINSPDSPDTEPASSAETDADQPPIQPTSELLPEPLIDPAQSAQGINPLAQCEVASRPPRFGVELLRTTFSAIERHFAAALSQSPGAPDTAFTAAPPLISAPASAESAGPVFNQPAMNQPAMNQPATPRERLQPQSLLADLAALETGTPAVTARAVATHVFSTPVATESASSAPAATDEWLGERQIPDPPVSPFNPAGVGTLTPMLAAAAPSAAPAVAMQPANTSVPVYFSPPASASVWTTNIVAAPAPALRITAQPAAQNASAARWTAALKRVTEPASRPAPPNASAAEFPLRGVSPPLPIPNLEMLQPENSSGRNSASDVGAPVLPPPEASTEPAPTQPLERVAAPPPGLTGTTPLPGATGDLALPRVALEHARAVERHTLSQPSPEQAAQPVTTTAAFSSELAPALRHAGLNSSVTAAPEAARETIRENTEEPPRNVTGALAPSASERGTAVAQQVDMRDVNDGHVARQLAEPLINASAELAPNEPRTIRLKLRPRELGQVEIELRCDTAGRFSARLTVEREQTTQVLRSELAQLRATLEQAGLQVGQLDINTSPDQPGQGWHAGGQDSQHAPTPPARIPEAESFDFEPVPNGGATSAADRLINLLA